Proteins encoded by one window of Candidatus Melainabacteria bacterium:
- a CDS encoding isochorismatase family protein, producing the protein MIDLTGKVLVVVDMQPGYGKSMLPGVIESVELLIREAREADSLIVFLEFCDEPTLPRLMRWVRAYDQYVVEQKDGCDGSDEVLAACERGLYDTSAFVICGVETHACVRDTARELADKMPGSQVEVVKEACGQESGNHWRMFPRARNLHVVSIGEVEQETEGELETA; encoded by the coding sequence ATGATTGACCTCACCGGTAAGGTTCTGGTTGTGGTGGACATGCAGCCCGGTTACGGGAAGAGCATGCTGCCCGGAGTGATCGAGTCGGTCGAGCTGCTCATCCGCGAAGCGCGGGAGGCAGACTCGCTGATCGTCTTCCTCGAGTTCTGCGACGAGCCGACGTTGCCGCGCCTGATGCGTTGGGTGCGCGCCTACGATCAATACGTCGTCGAGCAGAAGGATGGCTGCGATGGTTCCGACGAGGTTCTCGCCGCATGCGAGCGGGGACTCTACGACACCAGCGCCTTCGTCATCTGCGGCGTGGAGACTCATGCCTGTGTACGCGACACCGCCCGCGAACTCGCTGACAAGATGCCCGGCTCACAGGTCGAGGTGGTCAAGGAAGCGTGCGGTCAGGAGAGCGGCAACCACTGGCGGATGTTCCCGCGCGCTCGCAACCTGCACGTCGTCTCCATCGGAGAAGTCGAGCAGGAGACGGAGGGCGAACTCGAGACGGCGTGA